In Lolium perenne isolate Kyuss_39 chromosome 5, Kyuss_2.0, whole genome shotgun sequence, the sequence TTGCTACCTGCTGGCTTTCTATTTCTGCCTCTTGGCTTTTCGTTTCTGCCCTTTTGGCATTCACCTGTACTTGTACTTATACTGGCCCCTTGGCCTCATTGTATTACAAGCTGTGTTCATCTTAACAAAATCAAGGGAACGCAGATTGGTGATTGGTATGTTCACAAGAAAACTAGTACACAATAGGACTACATGCGACAATTTGTAAGCAAATATtggaattcaattatttaattctAAGGTTTACAACCTACAAAAAATGTTATCTTTAACAATTCATGTAAATAGGTGATTGCTGTGAGAAAGATATTTCAAATTTCAATTATGTCTTTTGTCCATTTATGATATTAGGATTAGTTTGTTCATTCTTTGAAAATGGTGCTTAACTGACAAGTAGATTCAATACTTATCGTGATAGCTCTTagcataatactccctccgtctttCAATACAAGGCCACTACCAAAACTATATTTTCCATATATAGTACAAGGCCACTACTGTCTCTTTCCAATAAGAATTGATTAGATTTCTACCTCGTAACATGGTGCTTATTAGTGTGGACGTTGCATGCAGCCATAGAGAAACAAGCAGCACATGCAACATGACTTATCAGCTTAGAACATTAGGGTTTTTTCAAAACAATTAATTATGCTATTTATTAGTAGGCTTTGTTTTCTTGGTATCTGAATAATGAGATATCTTATCCATCTATGCTTAGTAAGGAATGTAAGGACTTGAACACAATTGTGATGTCTATGGCACGCACCTCCAAGTCGAACCGCCTTGAACTTAAGAAGCCCCTCTCCTTGGGGCCCCAGCACCGGGAGAGTGCAGGAGACGGAATGCCCCGCATGGTTTACAGCAATGGAAGCGCTGTACCAGGGACCCCGTGTGATGGGCTCGCCCATTGCAGACACTATGTGCTGGTTCTGGGTAGCCTTCTCCATTGCCTGTCTGCAACAAGAGTAGAAAAAAGAGTTAGCCCTGGCGATACATCTCTTCTGGAAAACAAAATATTTGAGTACACAAGGAGCAGAAATCAACATTAGCAGCAGGAGCACGCATCCTACAAATTCAACAGAAACAGACTCATCGTCCACGTGCTACATATAGATTAAGAACTACACGCAGCGGAGAGATACAAACATGTGAATACAAAGAACAGGTAAACAAATCCACCCAGGAAGTGGTGATCTTAGGTTTATCTTGCCGATCAAGGGAAGTTACACACGAAGTGTAGAGGACGGCGAGAAATGGGAGGCGTAGGTTTGGGTTTGTACCTGGAGCAGGAGAGGAAAACGGAAAGGTCtccgacggcgctggcggcgacGGCGCCGGTGAGCCCCAGCAGCGAGAGCGCGGCCGCGCGACGGGCCCATGCCCCCACGCCCTCATCAGACGGCGTCAGCGGTGGCGGAGGGGGTTGTGCCTTAGATTTGGGCTGGGCGGAGAGGCGGCGGAGGAGTGGTGCGGAGGTCGTGTGACGGCGAGCCGCCAACATTTTCGTCGGCGGAGGGAGAAGGGGAGGAGAGAACCCGCAGTTGCGTTGTGTCTGAGTTCTAGTGCAGCCAGTTTCTGCCTTGTGGGCCCTTCCGCCCCCTTCTTTCTTTCTCACGAAGAATTAGCCTTCTCAGCATTATAATGCGAAAAAATTAAATGTAGATTAAGCAGGACGTGAGTGATTTGTCTATGTATCTATATACTTCCTCCGTCCCTAAAAACGTAAGGCATCTAAAATTTAGTTAAAAGTCAACATATTTTAGCTTTGATCAAATTTATACGTAAAAATATAAACATTCACAACACCAAATCAATATAAATAGATTCACCAGAAATTGTAGTTTCTCAAAATATCCATTTGATATCGCAGATATCCACATTtttttgtataaacttggtcaaacttagaagatgcttctttgatgctttattgggttgacttggcacatgcttataccatgctATAACAATAACAAGTCAACTAaatcctctatgatcatttaggttTTGATTTGTAATATCATTTTATGTTTAATGTTttttcgctatgcatgattatggccattattgctctcttagttggtcgctctcagttttttgctagccttcacttttactgagtatgatctctactcgtgcatccaacaaccaataaccaaagttttccaattgtgtccaccatatctacctactagcattattgctattccaactatattcatcatgtttttatttatcttctaaattaaattttggtatgagaaaattagttagtaaagctctcgCGAACTTGATGGCCTATTTACTTTCTtacacttaataaacttgatcaaCGTGACCattttatgaagtttatatgtttgcaaattgcaagttgggagttagcacaaccatgctttcatggggaacctttcaacattgcacttattcatatttagttgatgtcatgttcttttatttatggatgcctagtggtgcgaaataaaatggaaacttgtaagtccatggagtttgtatatgtgttagagaaacgcctgggccactaatctaagccatgcatcattcatggtggaaatttacagtgaaccatagtgagcattctatgaagcattttcaataaaaaactatacccatagtaaataaaaagattattgagatgctcattgtctgtttgtcttatGATTTTGGTATGAGAATGCTCCTATATCATAGGGCAAGAGGTACCACGTTGGCGATTTTCGGtgatatgtatacttacaatgacaagaacttatttgggacctaaattgagtagcatgaggtttaggtactcgaattcaaggggcatgagattttcaacttgtgatttgtcaagcatatggCTCATATTTGCACTCACATTAaccttaaccattcaagatgcttataataggggtaatgagagctcaaagctaatgagtaccatactttttggaaggtttataaaactttttaatcttgcttcctctgaaaagagtttttcttttacttttatattgagtcttcatcttcttgttttatgcaccaattaagagagcatagttgtcattctgagtataatatgcatagtcccaaaatttattattgattgattcatgattatggtaTTGCTtttttcttaaattacttgtatctagtcatcctttgaactttgaaggtgttctggcatttatgttttgctccttcataaaggacaagctgagtaccacttcactatgttttctctatgctcataaacaaacagttgctttcaatgcactttattcatgatcctttgattGAGTTACTTCTTATGTTATAACAcatttgctaagttctattgctagaattatatctatcatgtctatgcttggaagtactttgatcccagctcacaatgcttttacagtaacttgatcaagattgtgttggcttcatgtcacttcaaaaattattttgttatcacttacctactcgaggatgagcaggagttaagcttggggatgcttgatacgtcgcaaacgtatctataatttttgatactccatgcttgttttacaccaattgctatatgtttttttacacttcgttgcacttttatatattttccggcactaacctattgacaagattccACGGTGCCAGTTCTCTGTttgctgttgttttgtatttcagaaaagttgtacaggaaatattcttggaattggacgaaacaaaagccgaagatcttatttttccgtaacaaagacgaagtccggaggagggacgaaggggggccacaagttggccagaccatgcctaggcgcggcctgagCCTGCCCGCGCTTagggtggtgtggggccacctggcctccaccgacctcgcccttacgcctataagaagcctcccgacTCGTGAATTAAATCAATCGgcttccatccacgaaaagttctgtagctccgccgccgtcgcagacaagattcgggggacagaagtctctgttttggcaccctgtcgggatggggaattgcccctggagccatctccatcgactccaccaccatctccatcgccgttgctgactcccacgaTGAGgaatgagtagttctcccccgaggctgagggctttaccggtagctatgtggtctatctatctctccatgtatgatctttatgtgatcatgagctttgtaatctagttgaataagtagatgttattcttcaactattgtgctactcaagtggttttattatgtgatctccggggacaccttgtccaatggtgtgaaggtgacagtgttcacaccgtgtttgtttcttatgcttaatttatggaaatacttatgaattgtggtgactagttagtaccatctttgtatgctcaaagtgacagcgtggggtgtccatagattgggaatgcgaactttaaggaatgcttatgcagactgatacgtctcaaacgtatctataatttcttatgttccatgctacttttatgacaatacttgaatgttttatacatactttacaacattattatacattttccggcactaacctattaacaagatgccgaagcgccagttgttgttttctgctgtttttggtttcataattcctagtaagaaaatattctcggaattggacgaaatcaacgcccagggtcctatttttacacgaagcttccagaagaccgagggggaaaggaagtggggccacgaggcggccacacagcagggcggcgcggcccaagccctggccgcgccggcctgttgtgtgggccctcgtgacgccccctgacctacccttccgcctacatatagccttcgtcgcgaatacccctgtaccgagagccacgatacggaaaaccttccagagacgccgccgccgccaatcccatctcgggggattcaggagatcgcctccggcaccctgccggagaggggaatcatcactagaggggctctacatcatcatgcccgcctccggattgatgcgtgagtagttcatccttggactatgggtccatagtagtagctagatggttgtcttctccgcttgtgctatcattgtttagatcttgtgatctgcctaacatgatcaagatcatctatttgtaatgctacatgttgtgtttggtgggatccgatgaatctagaatattatgtcaagttgattataaatctatcatatatgtgttgtttatgttcttgcatgctctccgttgccagtagaggctctggccaagttgatacttgtaactccaagagggggtatttatgctcgatagtgggttcatgcctccattgaatctgggacagtgacagaaagttttaaggttgtggatgtgctgttgctactagggataaaacatcgatgctttgtctaaggatatttgtgttgattacattacgcaccatacttaatgcaattatctgttgtttacaacttaatactggagggggttcggatgataacctgaaggtggattatttaggcatagatgcatgctgcatagcggtctatgtactttgtcgtaatgccctgattaaatcacatagtaatcatcgttgatatgtcttgaatctttatttgtcaattgcccacctgtaatttgttcacccagcatgttagttatcttattggagagacaccactagtgaactgtggaccccggtccattctcttacatctgaatacattcta encodes:
- the LOC127300751 gene encoding uncharacterized protein, with the protein product MLAARRHTTSAPLLRRLSAQPKSKAQPPPPPLTPSDEGVGAWARRAAALSLLGLTGAVAASAVGDLSVFLSCSRQAMEKATQNQHIVSAMGEPITRGPWYSASIAVNHAGHSVSCTLPVLGPQGEGLLKFKAVRLGDESWFSFLKHSDWEILIMDAILDVRTKDGKHRTIRVAVPDNKAAPPPADCRACKSQPTPPPTPTPPPSQEK